In a single window of the Acyrthosiphon pisum isolate AL4f chromosome X, pea_aphid_22Mar2018_4r6ur, whole genome shotgun sequence genome:
- the LOC100569264 gene encoding uncharacterized protein LOC100569264 produces MIIYLLDISIVLMSILQGTSCINCFKCSSLNGSNANCEDPFNPAMSTYIEKCMVPKRGHVGMFPANFCTKIIGRNVLTHEIMVIRQCAMKTMDSQCGEFKYQDHTMNGCILTCDFDGCNSGQNNKPNTVLQITLSALLLVLTSYYINKTIECFQIT; encoded by the exons ATGATCATATACTTGTTAGATATCTCAATAGTTTTAATGAGTATTTTACAag GCACATCGTGTATAAATTGCTTTAAATGTTCATCTTTGAATGGAAGTAATGCAAATTGTGAAGATCCGTTTAATCCTGCAATGTCTACATACATAGAAAAGTGTATGGTTCCAAAAAGAGGTCATGTAGGAATGTTTCCAGCAAATTTTTGTACTAAAATCATTGGGAGAAATG TGTTAACCCATGAAATTATGGTCATCAGACAATGTGCCATGAAAACTATGGACTCTCAGTGCGGTGAATTCAAATACCAAGATCACACCATGAACGGATGTATTCTCACCTGTGATTTTGACGGGTGTAATTCAGGACAAAATAATAAGCCTAATACCGTGTTACAAATTACGCTTTCTGCGCTGCTACTAGTACTAACATCATACTATATCAACAAAACTATTGaatgttttcaaattacttag